One genomic window of Bacillus mycoides includes the following:
- a CDS encoding MDR family MFS transporter, producing MVEKNNKLGFVVAGLLLGILMASMDNTIVVTAMGTIVGDLGGLENFVWVVSAYMVAEMAGMPIFGKLSDMYGRKRFFIFGLIVFMIGSALCGTAENITQLGIYRAIQGIGGGALVPIAFTIVFDIFPPEKRGKMGGLFGAVFGLSSIFGPLLGAYITDYISWHWVFYINLPLGILALIFITLFYKESRVHREQKIDWFGAITLVGAVICLMFALELGGQKYDWDSSFILSLFAGFAILVIAFIVIERKVEEPIISFEMFKQRLFGMSTIIALCYGAAFMSATVYIPLFIQGVYGGTATNSGLLLLPMMLGSVVTAQLGGFLTSKLSYRNIMIISAVIMLIGLFLLSTLTPETSRILLTIYMVIIGFGVGFSFSVLSMAAIHNFGMEQRGSATSTSNFIRSLGMTLGITIFGMIQRTGFQDQLEEAFKGMSGGMNTNALGDSRAILSESARSQIPPQILDKIIDALSSSIVQTFMWALVPAGLAFVFIFFMGNERMVYKKEQNKVKSETSKA from the coding sequence ATGGTTGAGAAGAATAATAAACTCGGCTTCGTTGTTGCCGGTTTATTGCTGGGTATCTTAATGGCATCAATGGATAATACCATTGTCGTAACAGCAATGGGAACGATTGTTGGTGACTTAGGAGGTCTTGAAAACTTTGTATGGGTTGTTTCTGCCTATATGGTTGCAGAAATGGCAGGTATGCCGATTTTCGGTAAGTTATCAGATATGTATGGTAGAAAGAGATTCTTTATTTTCGGTTTAATCGTCTTTATGATTGGTTCGGCACTTTGTGGTACTGCTGAAAATATTACACAGTTAGGTATTTATCGTGCCATTCAAGGTATTGGCGGCGGGGCACTAGTGCCGATCGCATTTACTATCGTTTTTGATATTTTCCCTCCAGAAAAGCGCGGGAAAATGGGTGGTTTATTCGGAGCAGTATTTGGTTTATCAAGTATTTTCGGGCCACTACTGGGCGCATATATTACGGATTATATTAGCTGGCATTGGGTGTTTTATATTAACTTACCACTTGGAATTTTAGCACTTATTTTTATTACATTATTTTATAAAGAGTCACGAGTTCATAGAGAACAAAAGATTGATTGGTTTGGCGCAATTACTTTAGTTGGTGCAGTAATTTGTTTAATGTTCGCCTTAGAATTAGGCGGACAAAAGTATGATTGGGATTCTAGCTTTATTTTAAGTTTATTTGCTGGGTTCGCTATTTTAGTAATTGCTTTTATTGTTATTGAACGAAAAGTAGAAGAACCAATCATTTCATTTGAGATGTTTAAACAACGTCTATTCGGAATGAGTACAATTATTGCCTTATGTTACGGGGCGGCATTTATGTCAGCAACTGTGTACATTCCGTTATTTATTCAAGGTGTATACGGTGGTACGGCAACAAACTCAGGATTATTGTTATTACCAATGATGTTAGGATCAGTAGTTACAGCGCAGTTAGGTGGATTTTTAACATCAAAACTTAGCTACCGAAATATTATGATTATTTCTGCTGTAATTATGCTAATCGGATTATTCTTATTAAGTACATTAACGCCAGAAACAAGTCGTATATTATTAACAATTTATATGGTTATTATCGGCTTTGGAGTTGGTTTCTCATTCTCTGTACTAAGTATGGCTGCTATTCATAACTTCGGTATGGAGCAACGCGGGTCTGCGACTTCAACTAGTAACTTCATTCGTTCATTAGGTATGACACTTGGTATTACAATCTTCGGAATGATTCAAAGAACGGGTTTCCAGGATCAATTAGAAGAAGCGTTTAAAGGTATGAGCGGGGGAATGAATACAAACGCTTTAGGAGATTCAAGAGCCATTTTATCAGAATCGGCTAGATCTCAAATTCCGCCGCAAATATTAGATAAAATTATTGACGCTCTTTCTAGTTCAATCGTTCAAACATTCATGTGGGCATTGGTACCAGCTGGTTTAGCATTCGTATTCATTTTCTTTATGGGAAATGAACGCATGGTATATAAGAAAGAACAAAACAAGGTGAAAAGTGAAACATCAAAAGCGTAA
- a CDS encoding polymer-forming cytoskeletal protein, translated as MENQHSLTVNGSGSSAGGDYNKVKIRGEGTISNHMSCNDFKTYGTSEVRGNMKAKNYVVYGDSEVQGNMEAEYVKVYGNAQVQGDGQINKIKVRGMIEFKGKLSGDFVDVKGALNVKGDIEVEELLLTGGLESDGLLNAENIEISLRYEGSKVREIGGKKITVRKKARFIPFTSHAGSLQTSIIEGDDIYLEHTIADVVRGNHVIIGPGCEISVVEYHTSFNQKGNSVVKEHKQI; from the coding sequence ATGGAAAATCAACATAGTCTTACTGTAAATGGATCAGGTAGCTCGGCAGGTGGAGATTATAATAAAGTGAAGATTCGCGGTGAAGGAACAATCTCTAATCATATGAGTTGTAATGATTTTAAAACGTATGGTACGAGTGAAGTACGTGGCAATATGAAAGCGAAAAATTATGTCGTGTATGGAGATAGTGAAGTACAGGGGAATATGGAGGCGGAATATGTAAAAGTATATGGCAATGCCCAAGTACAAGGTGACGGACAAATTAATAAAATAAAAGTTAGAGGTATGATAGAATTTAAAGGGAAGCTATCCGGTGATTTCGTAGATGTGAAAGGCGCTTTAAATGTGAAGGGAGATATAGAAGTAGAGGAATTATTACTAACTGGTGGTCTTGAAAGTGATGGTTTGCTTAATGCTGAAAATATTGAAATCTCACTTCGTTATGAAGGAAGTAAAGTGAGAGAAATCGGTGGGAAAAAGATTACAGTACGTAAAAAAGCGAGATTTATTCCTTTTACAAGTCATGCAGGGAGCCTTCAAACATCAATTATTGAGGGGGATGATATTTATTTAGAACATACAATAGCAGACGTAGTAAGAGGAAATCATGTTATAATTGGCCCTGGCTGTGAAATTAGTGTTGTAGAATATCATACTAGTTTTAACCAAAAAGGGAATTCAGTCGTAAAAGAACACAAACAAATATAA
- a CDS encoding polymer-forming cytoskeletal protein, which translates to MRTENLIINGYGTSNGGEFHKVQLNGKGTVNGNVKCEQFECNGYGAVTGDLKSSNAIISGSGKVDGTVSAEMMRIDGKATITQDVKANSLKIAGKGTIGGNVTGEEFKINGQATIDGNCEVDVFSSEGQFTVGGLLSADEININIHGTCRAKEIGGQTIKVRHRLSTFSKLFKTVFGLQLEAELLEGDNIDIDYAHIKTVRGNNVTVGPNCEIDLIEYTGVLNVDKNASVKEIKQV; encoded by the coding sequence ATGCGTACAGAAAATTTAATTATAAACGGTTACGGTACATCGAATGGCGGTGAGTTTCACAAAGTACAGCTAAACGGAAAAGGAACTGTTAATGGAAACGTTAAATGTGAGCAATTTGAATGTAATGGTTACGGTGCAGTTACTGGTGATTTGAAAAGTAGTAATGCAATAATTAGCGGATCGGGTAAAGTTGATGGTACAGTTAGCGCAGAAATGATGCGAATCGATGGGAAAGCGACAATTACACAAGATGTAAAGGCGAACAGTTTAAAAATTGCAGGAAAAGGTACGATAGGTGGAAATGTCACCGGTGAAGAATTTAAAATCAATGGCCAAGCGACGATTGATGGTAATTGCGAGGTTGATGTTTTTTCTTCAGAGGGACAGTTTACGGTAGGTGGTTTATTAAGCGCAGATGAAATTAATATTAATATTCACGGTACATGTAGAGCGAAAGAAATTGGCGGTCAAACAATTAAAGTAAGACATAGATTGAGTACTTTTAGTAAACTTTTTAAAACAGTATTTGGCCTGCAGTTAGAGGCTGAATTGTTAGAAGGTGACAATATCGATATTGATTATGCTCACATTAAAACGGTAAGAGGAAACAATGTTACAGTAGGACCGAACTGTGAGATTGATCTTATTGAATATACAGGTGTACTTAATGTTGATAAAAACGCAAGTGTGAAAGAAATTAAGCAGGTTTAA
- a CDS encoding YhbD family protein produces MSTDLISKKDLLELTGISYGQLYRWKRKNLIPEDWFVRKSTFTGQETFFPKEKILERIDKIQTMKEDLSLDELANMFSPSVTEILLTKDDLLRKGIASEPVLQFFIEQTNKTAEFQFADILYVYMLEELLQSGDVSLEEGKMVLQVLSENYEAIKHKNCDVIIVRKLGISTCFLVSNVDDLIFEKGTKIVLREAITKYTEALKTKLL; encoded by the coding sequence TTGAGTACAGATTTAATTTCAAAAAAAGATTTATTAGAGTTAACTGGTATTTCATACGGACAGTTATATAGGTGGAAGAGAAAAAATTTAATACCGGAAGATTGGTTTGTACGGAAGTCAACGTTCACAGGCCAGGAAACATTTTTTCCGAAAGAAAAGATATTAGAACGTATTGATAAAATCCAAACGATGAAAGAGGATTTATCCCTTGATGAATTAGCAAATATGTTTTCACCGAGCGTGACAGAAATTCTTTTAACAAAGGATGATTTGTTACGTAAGGGTATTGCATCAGAACCAGTCTTACAATTTTTTATAGAACAAACGAATAAAACGGCAGAGTTTCAATTTGCAGATATTCTTTACGTGTATATGTTAGAAGAACTTCTTCAATCAGGAGACGTTAGTTTAGAAGAGGGGAAAATGGTCTTACAAGTATTAAGTGAAAATTACGAAGCGATTAAGCATAAAAATTGTGATGTAATTATCGTTCGAAAGTTAGGGATTTCTACATGTTTCTTAGTTTCAAATGTGGATGATTTAATTTTTGAAAAGGGAACAAAAATTGTTTTACGTGAAGCGATTACGAAATATACCGAAGCATTAAAAACTAAACTGTTGTAG
- a CDS encoding SgrR family transcriptional regulator, protein MKEEDFSSFRGRFMTILEQYMHLWLQYGKGRAEDERLEITIQNISETLFCTERNSKLIIKKLEELNWIMWFPGRGRGNRSKLLFQKHPLSLILERGKEITKQGDVKSGSAFIERYSSDFPSLQTQFQTWIDSIFGYQVERTSQGRKDVLRLQVQMNLDIALDPVYATMRSECHMVKHIYDTLVYVDGNTNSVEPRLAFYWEYDDQKYIWTFYLRKGVQFHNKKELTVYDVEQTFKRFLKAKNNPHAWMLQHVESLHILDDYIVQIRLSTDNKLFLHALSTEQCSIVNEDEDGKLIGTGPFRLCEKNEDVFVLEANDLYFRERPFLDRIELWNVEHRVNTCDILAKARYKNIENHHKEVSRLESNVTYITLNTAKEGPMQNVMFRRALYKIIHGNKIVEELQGERGEVAEELVLTKNGTIQINRDIHTLIKCSSYRNETLRLYTFTGQDHVEDAHWIQKECAKYGIKIDIEFLEQEELLQMSTIQKADIMHDSATISERIEDSLLYMFLTKNSFIHQHSNINFNEVLQPYFTENQLEKRVTLLRDIEGTLLREIHIIPLYRNKQRVSSHEKIQNVMINSQGWIDYYDIWFKA, encoded by the coding sequence ATGAAAGAGGAAGATTTTTCATCTTTTAGGGGGCGTTTTATGACTATTTTGGAGCAATATATGCACCTTTGGCTCCAGTATGGAAAAGGGAGAGCAGAGGACGAAAGATTAGAAATAACAATACAAAATATATCTGAAACTTTATTTTGTACAGAGCGAAATAGTAAATTAATCATAAAAAAATTAGAAGAATTAAATTGGATTATGTGGTTTCCAGGCCGAGGGAGAGGGAATCGTTCAAAGTTGTTATTTCAAAAACATCCACTTTCTTTAATTTTAGAAAGAGGAAAAGAAATAACGAAACAAGGGGATGTAAAAAGCGGGAGTGCATTTATTGAAAGGTATAGCTCAGATTTCCCATCGCTTCAAACTCAATTTCAAACTTGGATAGATTCGATATTCGGTTATCAAGTTGAGAGGACGTCCCAAGGAAGAAAAGATGTGCTACGTTTGCAAGTGCAAATGAATCTAGATATTGCATTAGACCCTGTATACGCTACGATGCGTTCGGAATGTCATATGGTAAAACATATATACGACACATTAGTGTATGTAGACGGAAATACAAACAGTGTAGAGCCAAGACTTGCGTTTTATTGGGAATATGATGACCAGAAATATATATGGACCTTCTACTTACGAAAAGGTGTTCAATTTCATAATAAAAAAGAACTAACCGTTTATGATGTTGAACAGACATTTAAACGATTCTTGAAAGCGAAAAATAATCCACATGCTTGGATGTTACAGCACGTTGAAAGTTTACATATTCTTGATGACTATATTGTGCAGATTCGTTTATCTACAGATAATAAGTTGTTTTTACATGCTTTAAGTACAGAACAGTGTTCGATTGTAAATGAAGATGAAGACGGGAAGTTAATCGGTACTGGACCGTTTCGGTTATGTGAAAAGAATGAGGATGTATTCGTATTAGAAGCAAATGATTTATATTTTCGCGAGCGACCTTTTCTCGACCGAATTGAATTATGGAATGTAGAGCACAGAGTTAATACGTGCGATATATTAGCGAAAGCACGTTATAAAAATATAGAAAACCATCATAAAGAAGTATCTAGACTTGAGTCGAATGTAACTTACATTACGTTAAATACTGCAAAAGAAGGACCTATGCAAAATGTGATGTTTCGTAGAGCTTTATATAAAATTATTCATGGTAATAAAATTGTTGAAGAATTACAAGGAGAGCGCGGAGAAGTAGCGGAGGAATTAGTACTTACAAAGAACGGTACAATTCAAATTAACAGGGATATACATACACTTATTAAATGCAGCTCTTACCGTAATGAAACACTGCGATTATATACATTTACAGGGCAAGATCACGTTGAAGATGCGCATTGGATACAAAAAGAATGTGCAAAATACGGAATTAAAATTGATATTGAGTTTCTTGAACAAGAAGAGTTATTGCAAATGAGTACGATACAAAAGGCTGATATAATGCACGATAGTGCGACAATTAGCGAACGGATAGAAGATAGTTTACTATATATGTTTCTTACAAAAAACAGCTTTATTCATCAGCATAGCAATATAAACTTTAACGAAGTATTGCAGCCTTATTTTACAGAAAATCAATTAGAGAAACGGGTGACACTGTTACGCGATATTGAGGGCACACTGTTACGTGAAATACATATCATTCCTTTATATCGTAATAAACAGCGAGTAAGTTCACACGAAAAAATACAAAATGTAATGATTAATTCACAAGGCTGGATTGATTATTACGATATATGGTTTAAAGCTTGA